Proteins co-encoded in one Nitrospira sp. genomic window:
- a CDS encoding DUF4112 domain-containing protein: MEFSSVRNAESEPRVQVLPRDEAREHLITIADMLAKVMDTTIRIPGTSWHIGLDPLLGLIPGIGDVLANLIGTVILGLATRLQLPRIVLARMSLNLLINGTIGAVPIAGDLFSIWFKSHTRNAALLREAAMKLDRETHADWFYVAGIIGGTVVLLLATIAFVVWLTFNIWAMVAG, translated from the coding sequence ATGGAATTCAGCTCAGTGCGAAATGCGGAGTCGGAGCCTCGGGTTCAGGTCTTGCCGCGTGATGAGGCGCGCGAGCATCTGATCACCATTGCGGACATGCTCGCCAAGGTGATGGATACCACGATCAGGATTCCCGGTACGTCGTGGCATATCGGGTTGGATCCGTTGCTCGGACTGATTCCCGGCATCGGTGATGTTCTGGCCAATCTCATCGGCACGGTGATTCTCGGGCTGGCGACGCGCTTGCAACTTCCTCGGATTGTCCTGGCCCGCATGAGTCTCAATCTGCTCATCAACGGGACGATTGGGGCAGTGCCAATTGCCGGAGATCTGTTCTCAATCTGGTTTAAGAGTCACACGAGAAATGCTGCACTGCTTCGTGAAGCCGCCATGAAGCTGGATCGCGAAACCCATGCTGATTGGTTTTATGTGGCCGGTATCATCGGGGGCACGGTGGTGCTCTTGCTAGCAACTATTGCCTTTGTCGTGTGGTTGACCTTTAACATTTGGGCAATGGTCGCTGGATAG
- a CDS encoding glycosyltransferase family 1 protein, which produces MLVDSSNAVNSSLPQTLNRLPELAQNLWWSWTLEARQLFEVIDPTLWFLTHHNPVKLLSDVSPDRFTHLAEDPSFLRQYSAVFRLFDEYLANKKSWVGTHHTNLTKSTIAYFSAEFGLHASVPIYSGGLGILAGDHCKEASDIGLSFVGIGFMYPQGYFRQRITPEGWQEAAYAPFNRDESPVHLALTPSGEPCRFAVEMGGRRVTATVWKVLVGRISLFLIDTDVPENSPEDRALSARLYGGDQEMRLCQEILLGIGGVRMLRALNISPSIWHANEGHSAFLTLERVREFVQKGSSHAEACELVRQSTVFTTHTPVPAGHDVFPHHLMDRYFAGYWEQLSLSRDEFLRLGETPESHGHGFNMTALVMRLSAHVNGVSREHGRVSREMWQHFWPGLPADQVPIRSVTNGIHAPTWVSPELHHLYSKSLSPTWTDTCDDPAMWQRVMDVPDHELWAARQAMKRKLMGFIRERARGGWMHGHLQPSQVLTRGTLLDPEALTIGFARRFATYKRATLLFRDLERLKALLQDRWRPVQLIFAGKAHPADEPGRYFIHEVLNFCHDHKLGGRVAFLENYEMHMAKYLVQGVDIWLNTPRFPMEASGTSGMKAALNGVLNLSVVDGWWVEGYNGANGWGIQPLSEQADTKAQDDHDAEQLYRVLEQEAVPLFYQRDRDGIPRGWLQMVKECIRTIAPQFCTTRMLKDYVGLMYRAATARPPTTW; this is translated from the coding sequence GTGCTTGTGGATTCTTCTAACGCGGTAAACAGCTCTCTCCCGCAAACCCTCAATCGTCTACCCGAGCTAGCACAAAATCTCTGGTGGAGCTGGACGTTGGAAGCTCGCCAACTGTTCGAGGTGATCGATCCGACTCTGTGGTTTCTCACGCACCATAATCCGGTCAAGCTTCTGTCCGATGTCAGTCCAGACCGGTTCACGCACTTGGCCGAAGACCCGTCGTTTCTCCGCCAATACTCGGCAGTGTTCCGCCTGTTTGACGAATATCTGGCCAACAAGAAAAGTTGGGTCGGGACACACCATACTAATCTGACGAAGTCGACGATTGCGTACTTCTCGGCCGAATTTGGATTGCATGCCTCCGTACCCATTTATAGCGGTGGTCTCGGAATCTTGGCCGGAGACCATTGTAAGGAGGCGAGCGACATTGGCTTGTCATTCGTCGGAATCGGATTCATGTACCCGCAGGGATATTTCCGCCAGCGAATCACGCCAGAAGGGTGGCAAGAGGCGGCCTATGCCCCGTTCAACCGCGACGAATCTCCGGTTCATCTGGCCCTGACTCCGTCGGGAGAGCCGTGCCGGTTTGCCGTCGAGATGGGCGGCCGCCGGGTGACCGCGACTGTCTGGAAAGTGCTGGTGGGGAGAATCTCGCTCTTTCTCATCGATACGGACGTGCCGGAAAACAGCCCGGAGGATCGGGCCCTCTCCGCCCGTCTCTACGGTGGGGACCAAGAAATGCGCCTCTGTCAGGAGATCTTATTGGGGATCGGCGGCGTGCGCATGTTACGCGCGCTCAATATCTCGCCATCGATCTGGCATGCCAACGAAGGGCACTCGGCCTTCCTCACCTTGGAGCGGGTACGTGAGTTTGTTCAAAAGGGGTCGTCCCATGCCGAAGCCTGCGAGCTGGTCCGTCAGAGCACCGTCTTCACCACGCACACCCCTGTACCGGCCGGGCACGATGTCTTCCCGCACCATCTGATGGATCGATACTTTGCCGGTTATTGGGAACAACTGAGCCTCTCGCGTGACGAGTTCCTCCGCCTTGGAGAAACTCCCGAGTCGCACGGACACGGCTTTAATATGACGGCGCTAGTCATGCGCCTGTCGGCCCACGTCAACGGCGTCAGCCGCGAACATGGCCGCGTCTCACGAGAGATGTGGCAACACTTCTGGCCGGGGTTGCCGGCCGACCAAGTCCCCATCCGCAGCGTGACCAACGGCATTCATGCGCCAACGTGGGTCTCGCCGGAGCTACACCATCTCTACAGCAAGTCGCTCAGCCCAACCTGGACCGATACCTGCGATGATCCAGCCATGTGGCAGCGGGTGATGGACGTTCCCGACCACGAGCTGTGGGCGGCCCGACAAGCGATGAAGCGGAAACTGATGGGGTTTATCCGTGAACGAGCTCGAGGTGGCTGGATGCATGGACATCTTCAGCCGTCTCAAGTACTCACACGCGGCACACTCCTGGATCCCGAGGCTTTGACCATTGGCTTTGCCAGGCGGTTTGCGACGTACAAACGGGCCACCTTGCTCTTTCGAGACCTGGAACGACTGAAAGCACTCCTCCAAGACCGCTGGCGGCCGGTCCAACTCATCTTCGCCGGAAAGGCCCACCCGGCCGATGAACCGGGGCGATACTTCATTCACGAAGTACTGAACTTCTGCCATGACCACAAGCTAGGCGGTCGCGTTGCGTTCTTGGAAAACTACGAGATGCATATGGCGAAATATCTTGTCCAGGGCGTCGACATTTGGTTGAACACCCCACGCTTTCCGATGGAAGCCAGCGGCACCAGCGGCATGAAAGCCGCCCTGAACGGCGTGTTGAATCTCAGCGTCGTCGATGGCTGGTGGGTGGAAGGATATAATGGAGCCAACGGGTGGGGCATCCAGCCACTCAGCGAACAGGCCGACACGAAGGCGCAGGATGATCATGATGCCGAACAGCTCTATCGCGTATTGGAACAAGAGGCTGTGCCGCTGTTCTATCAGCGTGATCGTGACGGGATCCCTCGAGGCTGGCTCCAGATGGTCAAGGAATGTATCCGTACCATCGCGCCCCAGTTCTGTACCACGCGCATGCTGAAGGACTATGTTGGTCTGATGTACCGCGCCGCCACGGCGCGGCCACCGACGACATGGTGA
- a CDS encoding HEAT repeat domain-containing protein: MPGSDSMEEEPKHPPQGINPLTQQAGDEPLAGGVADQMLAVSSAIDERAGSQDTVALDEEQVKDEIDIQVDLLSDPDWVVRREAVITLGEMGDERCVEPLARALRDGDWQVREVAIEAMGQVGSPAVETLLKLLRDWEVRKYAIAALGKIRDERVLDPLMLQLRNDEFKDDAIDALVVLGEPSVERLIGALRDKDENVRKCAVLALGRIKSGEAIDPLIGMLGHKDWFTRLTAAAALESIGDERGREAMKPLLKDSDMVVKMRVERILAKWKTQPANA, encoded by the coding sequence ATGCCAGGCTCTGATTCCATGGAAGAAGAACCGAAACATCCTCCCCAGGGCATCAACCCTCTCACCCAGCAAGCTGGTGACGAGCCGCTGGCCGGTGGTGTAGCCGATCAGATGCTGGCTGTGTCTTCCGCTATCGATGAGAGAGCGGGTAGTCAAGATACGGTCGCGCTTGATGAAGAGCAGGTCAAGGATGAGATCGACATTCAGGTCGATCTGCTGAGTGATCCTGACTGGGTGGTCCGCCGCGAAGCGGTCATTACTCTGGGCGAGATGGGTGATGAACGGTGTGTCGAACCGCTGGCCCGCGCGCTACGCGACGGTGACTGGCAGGTTCGAGAGGTCGCTATCGAGGCGATGGGGCAGGTAGGCTCTCCCGCCGTCGAGACTCTTCTCAAATTGCTCCGCGACTGGGAAGTACGAAAATACGCGATTGCTGCGCTCGGGAAAATCCGTGACGAACGGGTCCTTGATCCCTTGATGCTTCAGCTTCGGAACGATGAGTTTAAAGACGATGCCATTGATGCTTTGGTCGTACTGGGTGAGCCGTCCGTCGAGAGGCTGATCGGTGCCCTTCGTGATAAGGACGAAAATGTCCGTAAGTGTGCCGTCCTCGCGTTGGGGCGGATCAAGAGCGGTGAGGCCATTGATCCCCTGATCGGGATGCTCGGTCATAAAGACTGGTTTACGCGGTTGACGGCTGCCGCCGCGTTGGAGTCGATCGGTGACGAGCGGGGCCGCGAGGCGATGAAGCCCTTGCTCAAGGATTCCGATATGGTGGTTAAGATGCGGGTGGAGCGAATTCTAGCGAAGTGGAAGACTCAACCGGCCAACGCCTGA
- a CDS encoding septal ring lytic transglycosylase RlpA family protein: MSPCRFRIRMIYTGVEFKSWLVYIEAYPLNFPHSHPLAYREELHTEVGEPSTPVGIVEVPYLLYPDSTSGLVVTVKREGIPSMQTELHHSRLSSSSTSFAIILCLSLGACSWVPKGDMQLDIGIKDRGVASWYGEQFHGRQAANGELFDMEALTAAHRTMPLGSVVRVVNLTNGKHLYVRITDRGPYEKGRILDLSHGAAVQLGVEHKGVAYVQVEIVGERRPELMLLSEQFSDRTASLLVGAQPWTHRASPGMASPARNFLGDLWIARRNRWAVAMLAVTHPVGTPVASLLLN; the protein is encoded by the coding sequence ATGTCTCCCTGTCGTTTCCGGATCCGTATGATCTACACAGGTGTTGAATTTAAATCCTGGCTCGTTTATATAGAAGCCTATCCGTTGAATTTTCCCCACAGTCATCCTCTCGCTTACAGAGAGGAGCTCCATACGGAAGTGGGGGAGCCGAGTACTCCAGTCGGTATTGTCGAAGTCCCATACCTTTTATACCCTGACTCGACCAGTGGTCTCGTTGTTACCGTCAAGAGGGAGGGGATACCCAGCATGCAGACTGAGCTTCATCACAGTCGGCTTTCGTCGTCGTCCACATCCTTTGCGATCATCCTATGCTTATCATTGGGGGCCTGCTCGTGGGTTCCCAAAGGGGATATGCAATTGGATATTGGGATCAAAGATCGAGGAGTCGCTTCGTGGTACGGTGAACAGTTTCATGGCAGACAAGCGGCGAACGGCGAGTTGTTCGATATGGAAGCGCTGACGGCTGCTCATCGGACCATGCCTCTCGGCAGCGTGGTGCGTGTGGTGAATTTGACGAATGGTAAGCATCTCTATGTCCGGATCACGGACCGTGGTCCTTATGAGAAAGGGCGGATTCTCGATCTTTCCCATGGTGCGGCTGTCCAGTTGGGTGTGGAGCATAAAGGGGTGGCCTATGTGCAGGTTGAGATTGTCGGCGAACGCCGCCCGGAGCTGATGCTGCTATCAGAACAATTCTCAGATCGAACTGCCTCGCTTCTTGTTGGTGCGCAGCCGTGGACCCATCGGGCGTCGCCTGGGATGGCTTCTCCGGCTAGAAATTTCCTTGGCGATCTCTGGATTGCAAGGCGGAATCGCTGGGCTGTTGCCATGCTCGCGGTCACTCATCCTGTCGGCACTCCGGTCGCCTCGTTGCTCCTCAACTAA
- a CDS encoding HEAT repeat domain-containing protein, with translation MYPYHRAPVLYHAHAEGLCWSDVPRRHGAATDDMVTRFDAADRSLIRDQGVTPTAMTRIIGALMLILSTAPLLPASAGAPATVESKAAALFKAGDYPEVTALYRGLPPDVTPSTAFLRLSLLSYVRLGRTDEALAIHAKLNQTGQPSDASLLRPLALGVITGHVRDRKEHVRIAAYSALAELGLPETSAILEDGLLDASVVVRARAVEAIGKAGLAAKSGAVRRALRDDMPTVRIAAMTALGEAQATDVQQPFLDIARTEDGPEAIFAYAALFKLGHTEKLDDITSAATLPDPETRMAALGVLGRLKRPASLAILSQAVYDPDPSVRAFAAGALGEFGSASGVAPLTHAIGDEIAMVRGVAAASLGRLGIKDNRPLLQALTRDPNSHVRASATEGLIRLGDPSALTLATELAGHSDPSIRGAAAQALSASSEKDALAVLHTLLQDQQPLPRLMAAKGLRKSSESAIPLLVKGLQDSDEAVRIASANSLLQQLTRLSSSKRRH, from the coding sequence ATGTATCCGTACCATCGCGCCCCAGTTCTGTACCACGCGCATGCTGAAGGACTATGTTGGTCTGATGTACCGCGCCGCCACGGCGCGGCCACCGACGACATGGTGACTCGGTTCGACGCAGCGGATCGCTCGCTGATACGCGACCAGGGCGTCACCCCGACTGCCATGACGCGTATCATTGGCGCGCTCATGCTGATTCTCAGCACAGCGCCTCTCCTTCCTGCATCGGCAGGAGCCCCTGCCACGGTCGAATCGAAAGCCGCGGCCCTCTTCAAGGCCGGCGACTACCCCGAAGTGACCGCTCTCTACCGAGGTCTTCCACCGGACGTGACACCCTCGACCGCATTCCTCCGGCTCTCCTTGCTGAGCTATGTCCGACTTGGACGAACAGACGAAGCCCTGGCCATCCATGCGAAATTGAACCAGACGGGGCAACCCTCCGATGCTTCGCTGCTTCGCCCATTGGCACTCGGAGTGATCACCGGCCACGTTCGAGACCGAAAAGAGCATGTTCGTATTGCGGCCTACTCGGCTCTTGCGGAATTGGGCTTGCCTGAGACCTCGGCAATTTTAGAGGATGGCTTACTGGACGCGTCGGTAGTCGTACGCGCGCGCGCGGTCGAGGCGATCGGAAAAGCCGGACTCGCAGCGAAATCCGGCGCCGTGCGTCGCGCGTTGCGGGATGACATGCCGACCGTCCGTATCGCTGCGATGACGGCGCTCGGGGAAGCACAAGCCACTGACGTTCAGCAGCCGTTTCTGGATATCGCTCGAACTGAAGATGGGCCTGAGGCCATCTTCGCCTACGCCGCCCTGTTCAAACTGGGGCATACGGAAAAGCTGGACGATATCACCAGCGCCGCGACCCTGCCGGACCCAGAGACGAGGATGGCCGCACTGGGGGTATTGGGACGCCTCAAACGTCCGGCCAGCCTGGCGATCCTCTCCCAAGCTGTGTATGATCCTGATCCATCGGTACGCGCGTTCGCTGCCGGAGCACTGGGAGAATTTGGCTCCGCTAGCGGCGTGGCTCCGCTCACCCACGCAATCGGGGACGAGATAGCGATGGTTCGCGGTGTCGCTGCGGCAAGTCTTGGAAGGCTCGGCATCAAGGACAATCGGCCCTTGCTGCAGGCACTCACGAGAGACCCGAATAGTCATGTCCGTGCCAGCGCCACAGAGGGATTGATTCGCCTGGGCGATCCCTCCGCCCTCACGCTAGCCACAGAGTTGGCTGGGCATTCCGACCCTTCTATCCGTGGCGCAGCGGCACAGGCCTTGAGTGCTTCCTCCGAGAAAGACGCCCTGGCGGTTCTCCACACGCTCTTACAGGACCAGCAGCCACTTCCTCGCCTGATGGCCGCCAAGGGATTGCGGAAAAGCAGCGAGAGTGCCATCCCGCTCCTAGTAAAGGGCTTACAAGATTCGGATGAGGCCGTGCGTATTGCGAGTGCGAACAGCCTGCTCCAACAGTTGACCCGGTTAAGCTCATCCAAACGTCGCCACTAA
- a CDS encoding ATP-binding cassette domain-containing protein yields MIDVHNITKRYGHHTAIDRVTFSVAKGEVLAFLGPNGAGKTTTMRILTCFMPATEGTARVAGFDCADQPLEVKRQIGYLPETPPVYQELTVAEYLTFVGRLRGITGPKLSSALDQSIGRLELGSVRHRLIGNLSRGYRQRVGLAQALLHDPPVLILDEPTVGLDPKQIIEIRELIKSLAGSHSVILSTHILPEATAVCQRVVIINQGRIVAEDTPEQLSARLRQSEKVSITLKACPADCEMKLRAIPGVLNVFPGQAGGSFLLECELGRDLRDEIARVAVLSQWGLLELRTVSMTLEDVFLQLTRHEDHLSEPPEAAVSMVSAEKTEA; encoded by the coding sequence GTGATCGACGTTCACAACATCACCAAGCGCTACGGGCATCACACCGCCATTGATCGCGTCACCTTCTCGGTGGCCAAGGGCGAGGTGCTGGCGTTCCTTGGTCCCAACGGGGCGGGCAAAACAACCACCATGCGGATCTTAACGTGCTTCATGCCGGCGACCGAAGGCACGGCACGCGTAGCGGGGTTTGATTGCGCCGACCAGCCATTGGAAGTGAAACGGCAAATCGGCTACCTGCCGGAAACACCGCCGGTCTATCAAGAACTCACAGTGGCGGAATATCTGACTTTTGTCGGCCGACTCCGTGGAATCACGGGACCGAAACTCTCGTCTGCGCTCGACCAATCAATTGGACGACTTGAGCTGGGCTCCGTCCGCCATCGGTTGATCGGCAACCTGTCTCGCGGTTATCGTCAGCGCGTAGGGCTGGCGCAAGCGCTCTTACACGATCCCCCGGTGTTGATCCTTGACGAACCAACGGTCGGCCTTGACCCCAAGCAGATCATTGAAATCCGAGAGCTCATCAAGAGCCTGGCCGGCTCGCATTCCGTAATTCTCAGCACCCATATCCTTCCGGAAGCGACCGCAGTCTGCCAACGGGTTGTCATCATCAATCAAGGCCGTATCGTTGCGGAAGATACCCCTGAACAGTTATCGGCCCGATTGCGTCAATCGGAGAAAGTTTCGATTACCCTCAAGGCATGCCCAGCGGACTGCGAGATGAAACTTCGCGCGATTCCCGGCGTGCTCAATGTTTTTCCCGGACAGGCAGGAGGGAGCTTTCTTCTCGAATGCGAGCTGGGCCGTGATCTGCGGGACGAGATCGCACGTGTAGCCGTGTTGAGCCAGTGGGGATTGCTTGAGCTCCGCACCGTGTCGATGACGTTGGAAGACGTCTTCCTCCAGCTCACGCGCCACGAAGACCACCTCTCCGAACCGCCTGAGGCCGCCGTCAGCATGGTCTCAGCCGAAAAGACAGAGGCGTAG